The window AGCGCTTCCAGGTCATAGGAAAAGGTTTCCTCCACCCAGTTGGCGATGCTGCTGCTGAACACCAGCACCGACACCCCCAGAATCACTCCGGGAATCACCAGCGGGGTCAGCATCAACACATACAGCAGATTTTTACCGGGAAAGTCATGTCGTTCGAACAGGAATGCGTTACAGGTGGCCAGCGCCAGGCTGACGACAGTGGTGCACACCGCCACCTGCAAACTTACCAGGATGCTTTCCAGCAGTTCAGTGTCGTGAAAGATGCCGAGCTGGGGCGATTTTTCTCCCAGAAACCAGCCCATCGTGGCGCCTTTCCAGGGCATCGCCGGAAACAGGGAATCATTGAACGCAAACACCGCCACCACCGTCAGCGGCGCAGCCAGATAAACAAAAAACGCCGCCACATAGGCGTGATAAGCGCCGCGAAAATAGCGGCTGGACGGAATTGAGGCCAGCATAAAAGGCTCCTTAGCTCATCACTTTGGTGAAGGACTGGCGCGACAGACGCAATCCAATCCAGACAATCAACGAAGACAGGATCAGCAGCAATATTCCGAAAGCGGAACCCTGCTCCCAGTTAAACCGGGTAATGAACTGGGTGTAGATCTGTTCGGTGAACCAAAGGCTGTCTTTACCGCCCAGTAGAGTCGGCGTCAGGTAATTGCCCAGAGTGAGCATGAACACCACGATGCAGCCGCTGACGATCCCCGGCCCCGCATGGGGAATCACCACGTCGCGCATGACCCGCCAGTGACTGGCGCCCAGGTCGTAGGCGGCCTCGATCAGGCTGTCGTCGAGGCTGTCCAGAGTGGACACCAGCGGCACCACCATAAACAACATGGAGGTATACACCAGCCCCACCATAATGGTGGCGTCCTGATACAGCATCTCCACCGGGCCATCCACCCAACCCAGCCATTGCAACAGGGAGCTGAGCACGCCGGTTTCCCGCAACAGGATCATCCAACCGTAGGTTCGCACCAGTTCGCTAACCCAGAACGGCACCAGACACAACAGAAACAGCAGCGGCCGCAGCCTGCCTCGCGCCACCTTGGCGATATAAAAGGAAATCGGAAATGCAATCAGCAGCGTCAAAGCGGTCGCCATGATCGACATCACCGCCGTACGCATGAAAGTACGCCAATACAGCGGCTCCGTAAAAAAGGCGGTGTAATTGCTCCAGCTGAACGCATAGGTCCCGGCGGACACGCGCTCGCGTAGAGAGATCATCGCCATGTCCACATGAGGTAGCGCAATCAGCAGCGTCAGCCACAATAGTATCGGCGTCAGCAGCAACGCCAGTCCGAATTTAAAGTGTTGGGGTTTCATGACGCCCCCTACACTGGAAAGCAGCTACATTGGCCAGCCGCCCAGGCCAGCTGCACCCGCTGGCCTTTGCCAATAGTGTGGAACATTGGCGTTTGCGGCAGCGCTACGGAAATCGACTCGCTGCTGTGGTCCAGACTCACCTGCACCTGACTGCGGGCGCCGTCGAACAACACCGCGTCCACCACGCCGCTGAAGCAGTTTTCGCCTCCACGCCCGGCGCCTGCATCACTATGCGACGACGTTGCCGTCAACTCAATTTTCACCGCCTCAGGCCGTAAGTAGACTTGCGCCTCCTGTCCCTGCTGCAGATTTTCCAGCGCGCCCTCCACACGAAACTGCAGCCCGCTCGCCGTGCGAATCGCCGCGCCATCTGAGTCACGGCTGACCAAGGTTCCGCGCCAGCAGTTGCTGTCGCCGACAAAGCTGGCGACAAAGGCCGTATCAGGCTGGTAATACAGTTCCTGCGGCGTACCGACTTGCTCAAAACGCCCTTTGTTCATTACTGCAATATGGTCGGACATCACCAATGCTTCGGATTGGTCGTGGGTGATATAGACAAAGGTGGTGCCGAACTTTTCCTGTAAATGCTTCAGCTCTACTTTCATCTGTTCGCGCAACTTCAGGTCGAGCGCGCCCAGTGGTTCATCCAGCAGCAAAACATCTGGTTTCAGCACCAGACAGCGAGCAATGGCGATACGCTGTTTTTGACCGCCGGACAGCTGGTCAATGCGCTTGCCGCCGGAATCCGGCAATCCCACCCGCGCCAACATATCCTTCACCGCCGTCTCAATCTCATGGCGCGGCGCTTTTCTACGGCGTAAACCATAGGCCACGTTTTCCGCCACCGTCATGTTGGGGAACAGCGCCAAGTGCTGAAACACCATATTCACCGGTCGCTTGTTCGGCGGCGTATCCAACACCGAGCGTCCCTTGATGAGAATATCCCCCGCGTCGGGTTGCTGAAATCCCGCCAGCATGCGCAGCAAAGTAGTCTTGCCGCACCCGGACGGACCAAGGATGGAAAAAAAACTGCCTTGAGGTATTTGGAAGGAGACGTCGTTCACTGCCGTAAAGGCGGCGAAATTTTTGCGGACGTTACGACACTCAAGGTCGAAGGAAGTAGTGACTGGATCGGACATAGGCATACTTACACACTGAAGTTGGTCGGCGCATGGCGACAGCGGACGCGCCCAACGACCATATCATCAACCGGGCTTGCCTTTGTCGACCTCGCCAGAAAAAAAGCAGCCCGCCACGATACAAATGCATCGTGGCGGGAGTTTCGTTATGACGACAGAGTAACGGGCGTTACAGTCTGGCGGCTTTCACCCGATCCAGAACCTTGCCTTCCATCTCTTCCAACCCGGGAGGAACCGGCGGATACCATTTGATGTTATCCACGGCTTGCGCGGAGAAGCTTTCCTGGAACTGCTTTTTGAGGGTGGCGTTGACATACTCGTCGCTGCCTTTGGACGCAGTGAAGTTACCTGCGGATTCAGTGATTTTCGCGGCGATGTCCGGACGCATTACGAAGTTGATCCACTTATAAGCAGCCTCTTCCGCTTTGGTTTTACGCGGCAGCGCGAAGGTGTCGATCCAGCCCAGCGCTCCGGATTTCGGCGCCACGAAAGTGACGTCCGGCAATTCGCTGTTCAGCTTCCAGCCGCCGGAATCCCAGGCCATAGCCGCTTTGACTTCGCCGGAGCGAATCAGGTTGAGCAGGTCGTCGCCGCCGCTCCAGTAGGTTTTCACCGCGCCTTTACAGGAAATCAGCTTTTCTTCGACTTTATTCAGAATGGCCTGGTATTTGTTTTTGTCGTTGTAGGCGGAGAACGGGTCCTCGCCCATTGCGAAGGCGAATCCGATCAGCGTCGGACGCTTCAAGCGGTAAGACACGTCGCCGTTCAGGCCGGCGGCGCACAGGTCGGTGTAGTCCGCCACGGCAGGCGCGCTTTTACGGTTGACGATCAGGCCGCTGGTGCCCCACACGTGAGGAACGCCGTATACTTTGCCGTCCAGCTGCGTGTTCTTGCGGGTCGCTTCCAGCATGGAGGGAATGAATTTGTCAGCGTCGATTTTAGACAGGTCGATGGGTTTGTAGATGTTGAAGTCCGCCTGGGCGCTGGTGACGCGATCCTGGCTCGGCTGCGCCAGATCGAATCCGGAG is drawn from Hahella sp. KA22 and contains these coding sequences:
- a CDS encoding extracellular solute-binding protein, yielding MKKVFKRASLTLLIGALASSVANAETLRLLTWGGYAPDEVVAQFEKETGIDVEVTKSNNEDMISKLRATGGSGFDLAQPSQDRVTSAQADFNIYKPIDLSKIDADKFIPSMLEATRKNTQLDGKVYGVPHVWGTSGLIVNRKSAPAVADYTDLCAAGLNGDVSYRLKRPTLIGFAFAMGEDPFSAYNDKNKYQAILNKVEEKLISCKGAVKTYWSGGDDLLNLIRSGEVKAAMAWDSGGWKLNSELPDVTFVAPKSGALGWIDTFALPRKTKAEEAAYKWINFVMRPDIAAKITESAGNFTASKGSDEYVNATLKKQFQESFSAQAVDNIKWYPPVPPGLEEMEGKVLDRVKAARL
- a CDS encoding ABC transporter permease gives rise to the protein MLASIPSSRYFRGAYHAYVAAFFVYLAAPLTVVAVFAFNDSLFPAMPWKGATMGWFLGEKSPQLGIFHDTELLESILVSLQVAVCTTVVSLALATCNAFLFERHDFPGKNLLYVLMLTPLVIPGVILGVSVLVFSSSIANWVEETFSYDLEALRPGLVLVVIGQFAFITTIATLVISARLRKFDVSLEEAALNLGASHFDVLRTITLPFLKPALVGAGIVSFLMSFENFNTTLMLVGSDAPLTIAMFDRLREGSTPVLNAVSLLLMAGSGGLAALSIFVRRKEE
- a CDS encoding ABC transporter permease, whose translation is MKPQHFKFGLALLLTPILLWLTLLIALPHVDMAMISLRERVSAGTYAFSWSNYTAFFTEPLYWRTFMRTAVMSIMATALTLLIAFPISFYIAKVARGRLRPLLFLLCLVPFWVSELVRTYGWMILLRETGVLSSLLQWLGWVDGPVEMLYQDATIMVGLVYTSMLFMVVPLVSTLDSLDDSLIEAAYDLGASHWRVMRDVVIPHAGPGIVSGCIVVFMLTLGNYLTPTLLGGKDSLWFTEQIYTQFITRFNWEQGSAFGILLLILSSLIVWIGLRLSRQSFTKVMS
- a CDS encoding ABC transporter ATP-binding protein, giving the protein MSDPVTTSFDLECRNVRKNFAAFTAVNDVSFQIPQGSFFSILGPSGCGKTTLLRMLAGFQQPDAGDILIKGRSVLDTPPNKRPVNMVFQHLALFPNMTVAENVAYGLRRRKAPRHEIETAVKDMLARVGLPDSGGKRIDQLSGGQKQRIAIARCLVLKPDVLLLDEPLGALDLKLREQMKVELKHLQEKFGTTFVYITHDQSEALVMSDHIAVMNKGRFEQVGTPQELYYQPDTAFVASFVGDSNCWRGTLVSRDSDGAAIRTASGLQFRVEGALENLQQGQEAQVYLRPEAVKIELTATSSHSDAGAGRGGENCFSGVVDAVLFDGARSQVQVSLDHSSESISVALPQTPMFHTIGKGQRVQLAWAAGQCSCFPV